The Elephas maximus indicus isolate mEleMax1 chromosome 19, mEleMax1 primary haplotype, whole genome shotgun sequence genome contains a region encoding:
- the UTS2R gene encoding LOW QUALITY PROTEIN: urotensin-2 receptor (The sequence of the model RefSeq protein was modified relative to this genomic sequence to represent the inferred CDS: inserted 4 bases in 3 codons), which produces MALSPESADRFPRLAPTGSIXSPNVSLNSSWASPTEPSSLEDLVATGTLGVVLSAMSAVGVAGNVYTLVVMCHCLCASAPXYVYVVNLALADLLYLLSIPFIVGTYITKDWHFGNVGCRVLFSLDFLTMHASILTLTVISSERYAAVLRPLDTVQCSKGYRKVPVQGTWLLTLLLTLPMMLAIWLVRRGPRSLCLPTWGPRTHRAYLTLLFVTSIVGPSVLTGLLYACLARAYWQSQKASFGQTQRLPSPRVLYLILSIMLFFWACFLPFWLWQLLGQYRPALQLSPGTTRLVNYLATCLTYANSCVNPXYTLLTKNYREHLCAHGYSVSSGLAGSFPRLRYGRFQCASGSSVSTSSQQATEVIMLSQVAPGAACA; this is translated from the exons ATGGCACTGAGCCCGGAGTCAGCTGATAGGTTCCCTAGGCTGGCTCCGACAGGCAGCAT GAGCCCCAATGTGTCCCTCAACAGCTCATGGGCAAGCCCAACAGAGCCCAGTTCCCTGGAGGACCTGGTGGCCACAGGCACCCTTGGGGTGGTGCTCTCGGCCATGAGTGCGGTGGGTGTGGCAGGCAACGTGTACACGCTGGTGGTCATGTGCCACTGCCTGTGCGCCTCGGCCC CGTATGTCTATGTTGTCAACCTGGCGCTGGCTGACCTGCTCTACCTGCTAAGCATCCCCTTCATCGTGGGCACCTACATCACCAAAGACTGGCACTTTGGCAACGTGGGCTGCCGTGTCCTCTTCAGCCTGGACTTCCTGACCATGCACGCCAGCATCTTAACACTGACCGTCATAAGCAGCGAGCGCTATGCGGCGGTGCTGAGGCCACTGGACACAGTGCAGTGCTCCAAGGGCTACCGCAAGGTACCTGTGCAGGGCACCTGGCTGCTGACACTGCTGTTAACGCTGCCCATGATGCTGGCCATCTGGTTGGTGCGCCGGGGCCCCAGGAGCCTCTGCCTGCCTACCTGGGGCCCCCGCACCCACCGCGCCTACCTGACACTGCTCTTTGTCACCAGCATCGTGGGCCCCAGTGTGCTCACTGGGCTGCTCTACGCCTGCCTGGCCCGTGCCTACTGGCAGTCCCAGAAGGCCTCCTTTGGGCAGACGCAGCGGCTGCCCAGCCCCCGGGTGCTCTACCTTATCCTCAGCATCATGCTGTTCTTCTGGGCCTGCTTCCTGCCCTTCTGGCTGTGGCAGCTGCTCGGCCAGTACCGCCCAGCTCTGCAGCTCAGCCCTGGGACCACGCGCCTTGTCAACTACCTGGCCACCTGCCTCACCTATGCCAACAGCTGCGTCAACC TTTATACGCTGCTCACCAAGAACTACCGTGAGCACCTTTGTGCTCACGGGTACTCAGTCAGCAGCGGGTTGGCAGGCAGCTTCCCGCGGCTACGCTACGGCCGCTTCCAGTGTGCCTCGGGCAGCTCAGTGTCCACCAGCAGCCAACAGGCCACTGAGGTCATCATGCTGTCCCAGGTGGCCCCCGGGGCAGCCTGTGCCTGA